The Acidobacteriota bacterium region TGAATGGGATTACGGAGACGACGCCGACGCATGGGACCGTTCAACCACTGACGGACTGAAACCTTGAACCGGTTGCAACAGGTGCGTCGGGGTGACATCTGGACAGTAGATTTCAGCATCCCGGCGGGCGCTGAGGCAGCATATCGCCGCCCGGCAGTGATCGTGAGCAACAATGGTGCCAACCAGAGTGCCACCGGATTGGGACGTGGAGTCGTTACCGTGGTTCCGGTGACTGGCAGCGTGCGGAAGGTGTACCCGTTCCAAGTCCGCCTCCATGCCCGCTCCTGTGGCCTGAGTCGTGATTCGAAGGCCCAGGCCGAGCAGGTTCGTGCCGTCGCAATCGAACGGCTCCAGGCTCGGATCGGCCGAGTACCATTGCGGACCATGGATGAGATCGACGATGCTCTCCGTCTGCATCTGGATCTGTAACGGCAAGGATTGGCGCTCGGCTGGGAAATCCGGAGCTTATCCCGCCATGGTGTAGTCAGGATTTCCTAATGCCGGGCCAGCAGGCTGCAGATCTGGTCGATGCCGCGGCGGGCGTTCCAGTGACCGAAGCGGTGGTCGTTGACCAGGATGGAAAAGGCCAACAATTCCGAGGATCGGGATTGGACGTAGCCGCCCAGGGTGATGGCGTTGGAAAGGGTCCCGGTCTTGGCGAAGACGCGGTTGGCAGCGGATGTCCCCCCCATCCGCCCGCTCAGCGTGCCGTTTCTGCCGGCAACGGGCAGACTCCCCAGGAAGAAGGGGAAGAAGGACTTTCCCGCCACGTGC contains the following coding sequences:
- a CDS encoding type II toxin-antitoxin system PemK/MazF family toxin, translated to MRRGDIWTVDFSIPAGAEAAYRRPAVIVSNNGANQSATGLGRGVVTVVPVTGSVRKVYPFQVRLHARSCGLSRDSKAQAEQVRAVAIERLQARIGRVPLRTMDEIDDALRLHLDL